One genomic region from Tigriopus californicus strain San Diego chromosome 4, Tcal_SD_v2.1, whole genome shotgun sequence encodes:
- the LOC131879550 gene encoding uncharacterized protein LOC131879550 isoform X3 encodes MINLPPCVGIQPPNVGQGYWNIYCCDRSLSVPEPPTSISLGLIVESFKFIVPGLLYALNNNIYFEGLRLVPPGIWMVLCSFRTAVTVFSYKFLLNRPVQRLQFVGVLCIIISIILMKMPDILGHTNQLPPMVILLSLAASIISVLAALYTETLFKAGSPDHDNFLEKQLWLYFYGVIISGLLHYLRNNHYGVQSLVLDVKGGLDKNVFPCSQANQSNALFLGLKLSMVALYLMVLTFDSMGGLVVATVLKVLDNVVKEYSTSAATVGTAVVCAILFPNSFKFSWFIIASFSILIVGIVIYEQGRSKLKIIKKRKEISVI; translated from the exons atgatcaatttgcCACCATGTGTTGGGATTCAACCTCCAAACGTTGGGCAAGGATACTGGAACATTTACTGTTGTGACAGGAGCCTCTCAGTACCAG AACCGCCAACCTCAATCAGTCTTGGATTGATCGTggaatcattcaaatttattgtCCCCGGGCTCTTGTATGCCTTAAACAACAACATTTATTTCGAAGGCCTTCGATTGGTTCCTCCTGGGATATGGATGGTCTTATGCTCATTTCGCACTGCCGTAACTGTTTTTTCTTACAAA TTCCTTCTCAATCGACCGGTTCAGAGACTTCAATTCGTGGGGGTACTTTGCATTATCATCAGCATTATATTAATGAAGATGCCAGACATTCTAGGGCATACCAATCAACTGCCACCCATGGTCATTCTCCTGTCACTGGCAGCCTCAATCATCTCAG TTTTGGCCGCACTCTACACAGAGACGTTGTTCAAGGCTGGTTCGCCGGACCACGACAATTTCTTGGAGAAGCAGTTGTGGCTCTATTTCTATGGTGTCATCATCTCCGGACTCCTCCATTATCTGCGGAACAATCATTACGGGGTGCAAAGTTTGGTCCTGGACGTAAAAGGTGGTCttgacaaaaatgtgttcCCTTGTTCTCAAGCCAACCAATCCAATGCACTTTTTCTAGGTCTCAAGCTGTCCATGGTGGCCTTGTATTTGATGGTCCTGACTTTTGATTCCATGGGAGGCTTGGTGGTGGCCACAGTGCTCAAAGTCTTGGACAATGTTGTCAAGGAATATTCCACTTCAGCAGCCACAGTGGGAACGGCCGTTGTTTGTGCCATTCTGTTTCCCAACTcgttcaagttctcctggtttATCATAGCAAGTTTCAGTATCCTGATAGTAGGGATCGTCATTTATGAGCAAGGTCGctcaaaactcaaaataattaagaaaaggaaggaaatcAGTGTTATCTGA
- the LOC131879545 gene encoding AP-1 complex subunit sigma-2-like, whose amino-acid sequence MIQFMLLFSRQGKLRLQKWFTAQTEKSKKKMSRELISQILIRKPKMSSFLEWKDLKIVYKRYASLYFCCAVEQSDNELIALEIIHRYVELLDKYFGSVCELDIIFNFEKAYFMLDELLLGGELQETSKKNVLKAIAAQDLLQEEETPQGFFEDAGLG is encoded by the exons ATG ATCCAATTTATGCTTTTGTTTTCCCGCCAGGGGAAACTTCGCCTCCAAAAATGGTTCACAGCCCAGACGGAGAaatccaagaagaaaatgtCACGCGAGCTGATCTCTCAGATCCTCATTCGGAAACCAAAGATGTCCTCGTTCTTGGAGTGGAAAGATCTGAAAATCGTGTACAAACG ATATGCTAGCCTGTATTTCTGTTGTGCTGTCGAGCAGAGTGACAATGAATTGATAGCGCTGGAAATCATTCATCGTTACGTGGAGCTGCTGGATAAATATTTTGGCAGTGTGTGCGAACTGgacatcattttcaactttgaaaaagcTTACTTCATGTTAGACGAGTTGTTGTTGGGCGGCGAGCTCCAAGAGACTTCCAAAAAGAACGTGCTAAAAGCAATTGCGGCGCAGGATCTGCTTCAAGAG GAGGAGACACCGCAAGGCTTTTTCGAAGACGCCGGTTTGGGGTGA
- the LOC131879550 gene encoding uncharacterized protein LOC131879550 isoform X1 codes for MAKRRSVCVLEMGEDVPESTCIASWKSQSVRYKARSWCKSGFSDFYLVLALIGFEVCKQTATYSLQEYNNGNYPIPSSLMVVFSEIAKLLLTILRLEKPPTSISLGLIVESFKFIVPGLLYALNNNIYFEGLRLVPPGIWMVLCSFRTAVTVFSYKFLLNRPVQRLQFVGVLCIIISIILMKMPDILGHTNQLPPMVILLSLAASIISVLAALYTETLFKAGSPDHDNFLEKQLWLYFYGVIISGLLHYLRNNHYGVQSLVLDVKGGLDKNVFPCSQANQSNALFLGLKLSMVALYLMVLTFDSMGGLVVATVLKVLDNVVKEYSTSAATVGTAVVCAILFPNSFKFSWFIIASFSILIVGIVIYEQGRSKLKIIKKRKEISVI; via the exons ATGGCTAAAAGAaggagtgtgtgtgtattaGAAATGGGAGAAGACGTGCCAGAATCAACTTGTATCGCATCTTGGAAATCTCAATCAGTTCGTTATAAAGCAAGATCGTGGTGCAAATCTGGCTTTTCTGATTTCTACTTGGTGTTAGCTCTGATTGGTTTTGAAGTATGTAAACAAACAGCTACCTACAGCTTGCAAGAATACAACAATGGCAATTATCCAATACcaagctcattgatggttgTTTTCAGTGAAATAGCCAAGCTCCTTTTAACCATTCTTCGATTAGAAA AACCGCCAACCTCAATCAGTCTTGGATTGATCGTggaatcattcaaatttattgtCCCCGGGCTCTTGTATGCCTTAAACAACAACATTTATTTCGAAGGCCTTCGATTGGTTCCTCCTGGGATATGGATGGTCTTATGCTCATTTCGCACTGCCGTAACTGTTTTTTCTTACAAA TTCCTTCTCAATCGACCGGTTCAGAGACTTCAATTCGTGGGGGTACTTTGCATTATCATCAGCATTATATTAATGAAGATGCCAGACATTCTAGGGCATACCAATCAACTGCCACCCATGGTCATTCTCCTGTCACTGGCAGCCTCAATCATCTCAG TTTTGGCCGCACTCTACACAGAGACGTTGTTCAAGGCTGGTTCGCCGGACCACGACAATTTCTTGGAGAAGCAGTTGTGGCTCTATTTCTATGGTGTCATCATCTCCGGACTCCTCCATTATCTGCGGAACAATCATTACGGGGTGCAAAGTTTGGTCCTGGACGTAAAAGGTGGTCttgacaaaaatgtgttcCCTTGTTCTCAAGCCAACCAATCCAATGCACTTTTTCTAGGTCTCAAGCTGTCCATGGTGGCCTTGTATTTGATGGTCCTGACTTTTGATTCCATGGGAGGCTTGGTGGTGGCCACAGTGCTCAAAGTCTTGGACAATGTTGTCAAGGAATATTCCACTTCAGCAGCCACAGTGGGAACGGCCGTTGTTTGTGCCATTCTGTTTCCCAACTcgttcaagttctcctggtttATCATAGCAAGTTTCAGTATCCTGATAGTAGGGATCGTCATTTATGAGCAAGGTCGctcaaaactcaaaataattaagaaaaggaaggaaatcAGTGTTATCTGA
- the LOC131879364 gene encoding ras-related C3 botulinum toxin substrate 1-like, whose protein sequence is MSSGRPIKCVVVGDGTVGKTCMLISYTTDSFPGEYVPTVFDNYSAPMVCDGVPVSLGLWDTAGQEDYDRLRPLSYPQTDVFLICFSVVSPSSFENVTSKWCPEIKHHCADAPILLVGTKIDLREDKETLQALSEANQAPIKREQGQKLANKIRAVKYLECSALTQRGLKQVFDEAVRAVLRPQPVRRRGQRKCSLL, encoded by the exons ATGTCTTCCGGACGTCCCATCAAATGTGTCGTGGTGGGTGATGGCACCGTGGGCAAGACGTGCATGCTCATCTCGTACACCACAGACTCGTTCCCGGGGGAATATGTGCCCACGGTATTCGACAACTATTCCGCACCCATGGTGTGCGATGGCGTGCCCGTGTCGTTGGGCCTGTGGGATACGGCCGGCCAAGAGGACTACGACCGCCTACGACCGCTCTCCTACCCGCAAACCGACGTGTTCCTCATCTGCTTCTCCGTGGTTAGTCCCAGTTCGTTCGAGAACGTCACTTCCAAATGGTGCCCGGAGATCAAACATCACTGTGCCGATGCACCCATTCTGCTAGTCG GTACCAAAATCGATTTAAGAGAGGACAAGGAGACGCTGCAAGCCCTGTCAGAGGCCAATCAAGCCCCCATCAAGCGGGAACAAGGCCAGAAATTGGCCAATAAGATACGCGCCGTTAAATATTTGGAATGTTCGGCACTGACCCAAAGAGGTCTGAAACAG GTGTTTGATGAAGCCGTCCGAGCTGTGTTGCGTCCTCAACCTGTACGGAGGCGTGGCCAACGGAAATGCAGTTTACTTTAG
- the LOC131879550 gene encoding uncharacterized protein LOC131879550 isoform X2 has protein sequence MAKRRSVCVLEMGEDVPESTCIASWKSQSVRYKARSWCKSGFSDFYLVLALIGFEVCKQTATYSLQEYNNGNYPIPSSLMVVFSEIAKLLLTILRLEKPPTSISLGLIVESFKFIVPGLLYALNNNIYFEGLRLVPPGIWMVLCSFRTAVTVFSYKFLLNRPVQRLQFVGVLCIIISIILMKMPDILGHTNQLPPMVILLSLAASIISVLAALYTETLFKAGSPDHDNFLEKQLWLYFYGVIISGLLHYLRNNHYGVQSLVLDVKGLKLSMVALYLMVLTFDSMGGLVVATVLKVLDNVVKEYSTSAATVGTAVVCAILFPNSFKFSWFIIASFSILIVGIVIYEQGRSKLKIIKKRKEISVI, from the exons ATGGCTAAAAGAaggagtgtgtgtgtattaGAAATGGGAGAAGACGTGCCAGAATCAACTTGTATCGCATCTTGGAAATCTCAATCAGTTCGTTATAAAGCAAGATCGTGGTGCAAATCTGGCTTTTCTGATTTCTACTTGGTGTTAGCTCTGATTGGTTTTGAAGTATGTAAACAAACAGCTACCTACAGCTTGCAAGAATACAACAATGGCAATTATCCAATACcaagctcattgatggttgTTTTCAGTGAAATAGCCAAGCTCCTTTTAACCATTCTTCGATTAGAAA AACCGCCAACCTCAATCAGTCTTGGATTGATCGTggaatcattcaaatttattgtCCCCGGGCTCTTGTATGCCTTAAACAACAACATTTATTTCGAAGGCCTTCGATTGGTTCCTCCTGGGATATGGATGGTCTTATGCTCATTTCGCACTGCCGTAACTGTTTTTTCTTACAAA TTCCTTCTCAATCGACCGGTTCAGAGACTTCAATTCGTGGGGGTACTTTGCATTATCATCAGCATTATATTAATGAAGATGCCAGACATTCTAGGGCATACCAATCAACTGCCACCCATGGTCATTCTCCTGTCACTGGCAGCCTCAATCATCTCAG TTTTGGCCGCACTCTACACAGAGACGTTGTTCAAGGCTGGTTCGCCGGACCACGACAATTTCTTGGAGAAGCAGTTGTGGCTCTATTTCTATGGTGTCATCATCTCCGGACTCCTCCATTATCTGCGGAACAATCATTACGGGGTGCAAAGTTTGGTCCTGGACGTAAAAG GTCTCAAGCTGTCCATGGTGGCCTTGTATTTGATGGTCCTGACTTTTGATTCCATGGGAGGCTTGGTGGTGGCCACAGTGCTCAAAGTCTTGGACAATGTTGTCAAGGAATATTCCACTTCAGCAGCCACAGTGGGAACGGCCGTTGTTTGTGCCATTCTGTTTCCCAACTcgttcaagttctcctggtttATCATAGCAAGTTTCAGTATCCTGATAGTAGGGATCGTCATTTATGAGCAAGGTCGctcaaaactcaaaataattaagaaaaggaaggaaatcAGTGTTATCTGA